The window GTTAATCAGCCTTCAGACAACAGACAAGCTAAGATCCGATGTCAGGAGCTAAACTTCACCTTGGAAACTGCTAGTCCTGTGACATAAGTTTCTCCATCTGCTGTTTTATCATAAAGTATCTCCCTGCATCCCCACCTTAGATGGATTCTGTTTTGAAGATGATAAGCTGATGAGATGCTTATAGTGAATAACCATTGTTATAGATAATAACAgacgcacacacacacacctgcCACCTCTATCTGTGATGTATTGTTTGATAGGACCACTCAAGTAAGTATCAGGGGAGCCCTTGAGCATACGCAACAAAGAAGCTTCTGTCTTGGTGGCGAATAGGGAGAATATGGTAAGCATGCATCTCGCACTCATGTTGTCACAGTCTATGAAACCGAGTGCATAAGCAACAGGATCCCACATTCTCTGGATACTCGCCCTCGTCCCACCTTTTGAAAGGAACCAATCCGAGAAACTTATCTGCAAAATGGTATcccaaaaaaaatcagagaaatacaaaaaaatagaagTAGAAATGAGCAATCACAGAGATTATATCTATCATTGTTTTACACTGTCCAGGTTGCGAATGTCTTTCATTGCTCCATCAGGGTTAACAAGAGCTTTAACGACCGGGCTTAATGCAAGAGCTAGTGAGTTCCTCAGCTTGTCATAGGGCTGTTTGGCCAAAACAAGAATAATCCAATAGTCAGCTTGAGGTAGGTGCTTATAGAGATATGTATCTGCTAAGCACGCCAGTGAACAGAAAGAGCTGAGAAGTGTAACTTATACCTTGAGTTGATTTGTGACTAAGAAGGCGCGGATACCGTGAATTGGAGCTCCAACAGGAAACCGAAAATCAAGCTCTGCATATAAAATGCACATCTCAGTAAGGCTGAAACCACAGAGGAGAGCAATGAGCTGAGAGACAAACCTCCAATTTCGCTGCCTTTGTTTATAAATGTATGAGTGTGGTCTTTGACAAGAAGGTTCTTATCAGCTCCCACCTAcacatcacaaaaaaaaagaaaaaaaacttcatatatGAGAATTGAACTTCATTCATCAAAGCAAAAACTCATTTGGTAAAACAGAAAACCTTTTTCATCAAGCGGAAGAGGTTGTTGTAGCATCCAAAGAACACATGTAGTCCCATTTCAATGTGGTTCCCTCGTCTATCTACAAAAGAACCAACTTTGCCACCAATAAACGTCCTTGAATCATATATATCCACCTGAAACAATAACACATTCACATATCCAAATCAAaaggtaaaaacaaaaaagaattagAGATGCAACAATCACAACACCTCGTGACCCTGATCGAGAAGCTCAACAGCAGTCGACATGCCTGCAAGTCCAGCTCCAATGATAGCTACTTTCAGCTTAGGTCCCTTGTATGGTACAGGCTCTGGTGGAAACAGACCCTTTGGAGCTGCATTTTCATAACCAGAACATTTAAACTGTAACCCAAATCATCACCGTTCATAAGTTCTCTATACACAGAATCAATTTGATCGATTGGATTAAACCAAATACATGtcaattttctcaaaattcaaaatcaagACTGTTTGTGGCATAAAGCTAAAGCCTTTAAACCTATCTACATGTCAAATTCACAAACTTCgcataaaaatcaaaactttcgGATTGTTTCAAGTCCAATTCAACCACCCAGAATCCAAAACATCCAAAGGAATCAACTTTCTGTAGAGTAGACAGTAAAGgttcaatttttatttgttgGGTTATTACCGTTAACACTCATGTCGGAAACATCGGCGTCGAGTGAACACCTAACATGAAACCTCCGAGGCGTCTTCCACGGAGGAACAGAGGAGAGAAACGCAGTAGCAGGAGTTGCGGCGAAAACGATCGAAGAAGCCATCGAGAATCAACTCTGAGATAAGAGCTGATTTTAATTCGGTTAAAGCTTAAAAGTGACGAGAGATGAAGAAAGTGGtttgtgatgatgatgataagtgCTTTCCTTTTCTCTCCGCATAGACTCTGTGGCCTAACTGTGGCCAGTGggataaaactttttttattttgttgtttaaaaatttaatcaaaccGAGTAATTGTCATAATACCGGAAATAGCCAATACCGAACCAATCTATTCGGGTAAACGTATCCGTCAACTACTTTATTTAAACTTTGACTAGTAAGTGATACctaatctctactaataaaagggagcttttgaggctccatagggcgtccacatcagcggaaaaaattcctcccgaaagatgacacgtggcataaaatatagttttacattttaatattacttattttcgaaaattgtaaaaaaatatgtaaacatacagcataaaaaaatggaaaaactacattaaacatatgtaagattactatttttcacttaaaaaaaagatggcttatctccataatgtaacattaccgttttataaaaaacattatatataatttcgaaaataatatatatatgtaaaacatacaacataaaaatggaaatactacattaaacatatgtagacgccattttacatttaaaaataaaaataatatgtaaatatacaacataaaaaatggaaaatttacatttaacatatgtaagattaccattgttcactaaaaaacggtttatcttcataatgtaacattaccattttatataaaaaaagaaaaaaaaaaacataatataactatttgactatttgtccaagttcttctattaaacattgccgttttacattaaaaatgaaaaaatacgtaaagatttaaacatctatcttaaaatataaaatatagacattaactaaatataaagtataagaaagcaAAATACtcaatctctactaataaaagggagcttttgaggctccatagggcgtccacatcagcggaaaaaattcctcccgaaagatgacacgtggcataaaatatagttttacattttaatattacttattttcgaaaattgtaaaaaaatatgtaaacatacagcataaaaaaatggaaaaactacattaaacatatgtaagattactatttttcacttaaaaaaaagatggtttatctccataatgtaacattaccgttttataaaaaacattatatataatttcgaaaataatatatatatgtaaaacatacaacataaaaatggaaatactacattaaacatatgtagacgccattttacatttaaaaataaaaataatatgtaaatatacaacataaaaaaatggaaaatttacatttaacatatgtaagattaccattgttcactaaaaacggtttatcttcataatgtaacattaccattttatataaaaaaaaagaaaaaaaaacataatataactatttgactatttgtccaagttcttctattaaacattgccgttttacattaaaaatgaaaaaatacgtaaagatttaaacatctatcttaaaatataaaatatagacattaactaaatataaagtataagaaagcaaaatactcaatatatagaaaaataaataataattaaatattataaatatataaatatacgaattatatatacaataataagtaaatgcataatttttaaaaaatggaaagagtacattaaatattaaacatctatcttaaaatgtaaaatatagatattaagtaaatagaaagtataagaaaaagtacattagtatttaaacatctatcttaaaatgtaaatcaatcttaaaatataaaattattagtaaatagaaagtataagaaatagaaatacacaatataaagaaaaataaataataggtaaatatataatataagtaaataccaaatttaaaaaatgggaaattacattaagatttaaaatatatatattaaaatttaaaatatagatattacgtaaatagaaagtataacaaatggaaatatacaatttaaaaaaaaaatggaaaacgtacattaagatttaaacatctatcttaaaatgtaaaatagagatattaagtaaatgaaAGTACaataaatggaaatacatatacacgaaaataaataataagtaaataatgtaaatatataatatatgaattatatatgtaataataagtaaatacacaattttttaaaaaatggaaaaagttcatcaagcattaagcatctatcttaaaatgtaaaatatataatataagtaaatacacaatttaaaaaatggaaaaaagtacattaatatttaaatatctattttcaaatataaaatatagatattacgtaaataaaaatataagaaatagaaataaacattttaaaaaatgaaaaaagtatattaagatttaagcatctatcttaaaatgtacttctatcttaaaatggtagtaaattatataaaaaatggaaataccacattaaacaaaaaaaatgtatagtgttacatcaagaaagtccctataaaattattattccatccacatcaacctcacactattaaggaaaatttcaaagcactcgagcaaaaaaatggtttcaccatcaactcttgccgtcccagaaacctttaatgaccttgaatgatatttttttataacaacaaactttttgtaaggtggattcattgttgggaaacccgcaacttccaaaagtcaaacttattcatgggaattgaattgcttttcatagactcaaaggtattcttacaaatttaaattaatctaatccataattttattgttaatactcatactaactctttcatgatcaaaccatttcagttaataaccattcaagcgtttatcccgaaacacttccttcctcgccgaatcaggtattggttcatgttggtttaatatcgtttttggtttactaaccggtttaggatggtcctattgtaaatataatttaagttggtttagcatatattatgtttaaaataacttaaattaaataataataatattatgcttaaaatataattttagagagttttcaaatatagtttacagaacattataggtgatgaatttaatttattaaattcgtttattacttaaaactaagttttttaaaaaacatactgagttataaatatcaatgatggattggtgagtataacatgaaaacaaaaatataaatatctgattttcaagataagaaatttagtttttattcagatactcaatatataatatcttaaactattttttgaaaaatatacataatttatatatatagattaatcttccaaacttaaactattatattatatatgaataatgtttttaaataaaaataatatctgatttaaaataaaaataaaaacaacaaatggttattttcaaataatggatgtaatttacattatactatcatttaacaagtattcgatgcgttttgatatatcattattttatattttcagaaaacaataaattgttaaacatcaatatcatctaggttaagtatacgaacaacacaaattcaaacatcacaaaaaatatttacataaccattataatacaataatttaatcaaaaaatacaataaaaaaaatattaaaagaatagttatatacttaatatttgaaaataaaagatatttttgctaaaactgtacttacctggccaaggagatcgaccatcctTTTAaggatcgatcgaatgttgagcatgtggtcgatccgaaaatactctgcagtttaataaaatctctaaaacatttattccaacactcaaaagatagttttgctaaatatgataactagatagccaataaaattacaaaaaaaatatttaaatagtaaaaatatgttaatttaacgtgttaaaatttaaaaataaattttaattatgacaggcattttaacatttatataaatatatatcatagcctaaatataaataatttaacaacttaaattagaaaaaaataaaaatcccgggcgtagcccgggttaatccctagtaagTGTAACTAGTAAAAGCCCAATGGAGCAGAAATGTATGGGCTCAGTTTTGGGCATTAAATGCATGAcaattagtcttttttttttttttttgcatgacaATTAGTCATGGAACCGCACACGTGTAGGGTAATATAACTGCAAACCTACTTTTGATTGACATAAAAATCAAGAGAAAATTACAGCTATGAACACTTTTTGTCTTTGTAATGACAAGATAAGACACTCCATGTTGTTATTTAAATATCGTTTTATTACGCATCCAAAAAgataaattcatatatattacTTGATCTGAACAATTTTAATTCTTTAATTTCTTaagaattaatatatatataagcttaaattatttatttttttattaattatttgtaaCATTTAAAATCTCTTGCCAACTCAGATAAGTTTGTGTCCCAGTTCTACGGTCTTTTTCCATGGaatgaaataaattaattcGTATTTGGTACTAATAGatatagataaataaaaaattcgttAATTACCTAACGTATAAAGTAATCAATCGACAGTGAAACACAAAGTCTCGTTTTTGTCTGTTACTGTCTGATTGACTCCAGTAATAGTATATCACACACATtcattctctctctccctcccgAACTCTCAGGCTTTCTCTTTAATTCCTCCTCGTTCGATGAACTTTCTTGTAGAAACTGGATCCATTTGAGAAAACCCATTTCAAATCTATTCACTTTTTCTCATTTCTAtgcattttttaagaaaattgcaTTCCCCTTGAAGCTCCAGAGAGAAGAAAATGAGAGACTTTCCTTCTTGCTCCGGCGAAAACGGCGTTCAGGTTGCAAATTCTCCATCCTCCACCGCCGGAAAAACAGCTCAGAATCTTGTCATTTGCATCTACCGTTGCCGCATCCGTGGCAAGACTTGCTTGATCACTGTCACATGGACTAAGTCTCTGATGGGTCAGTGTGTAACCATCGGAGTCGATGATTCTTGCAACACAAGTCTCTGTAAAGTCGAGATTAAGCCCTGGCTCTTCACTAAACGAAAAGGTTCCAAGAATCTAAGTAATATTAGTGTCTTCTGGGATCTCTCCTCTGCTAAGTTTGGATCCAGCCCCGAGCCTTTAGGAGGGTTCTACGTATGCGTGGTTGTTGACAAAGAGATGACTCTTCTTCTCGGTGATATGAGGAaagaagcttttaaaaaaactaaCGCTGCACCGTCTTCATCTCTCGGTGCTGTGATTATGGCTAAGAGAGAGCATGTGTTTGGTAAGAGAACGTTTGAAACAAAAGCTCAGTTCTCGAACGATGGCAAAACGCATGATCTTGTGATAGAATGTGACGTGAGTGTTTCTGATCCTTGTCTCGTTGTTCTTGTTGATGGGAAGGTCTTGATGAAGGTGAAGCGGGTTCATTGGAAGTTTCGTGGTAATGATACGATGGTTGTCGATAGGATCTCTGTGGAAGTTATTTGGGATGTTCATAGTTGGTTCTTTGGTCTGCCGTCGTCACCGGGGCATGCTGTGTTTATGTTCAGGACTTGTCAACAACCTGTTGAAAAGACTTGGTCGTTTTCGCAACAGGTTCCAACGAGCTCGAAGTCTCAGAGTGTTGGGTTCTCGTTGGTTCTGTACGCTTGGAAGAACGAGtagagaataagaagaagaagttttgagagttcttttgttttctcttgAGTGCTAacaaaagatttttaaaaaggaaCTGTTGATTCTTCTCAATTGATTTTATCATAGGATCGTCAGAAGAACTTGATCTTGGTATATATCAGTTTCATGTCATAGTTTCTACATGACACTTGTAAAGACTCTTGTTCAAAGTCAGATTGCTTTGGTCCTGTATCAAGAAACCAAATGTCCAGATACTATGTTTTGGTCTCCTGGTAGCATAATGTTCTTTACTAGGATGGAGATTGTTAAGTTGTTAACTACATTACATGTttctttgacttttttttttttgtcatctgaaaGATTATATTATCACAGGTGAAATACAGTCGAAACACACCTAAGCCGGCAAGAAACACTTTTCTTCCGGAGCCATAAGCCGGCAAAGATCGAAATCTTTCCAGAGCCATAAGAGAAAACTACTAGACAACTAAAAACGATTTACAAGAAACTCTAATACATAAGCCAAAATCCAAAACATAAGTGAAGGAGTAGCGTTGATGATTGCAGTCCAAAACGCAGAGCACATCGATCTCCAAACGAAGGATAGAGACAGGTCCAAGAGACTTCATAGAGAGGGGGGTAGGGATTTATAGTATGTGTTCTGAAAATAGGTGATTTATTAGAAAATCGGCAAATACGATTTTTTTCAAACCGATTTAATAgaaaatcagcgttaaaaaatcAGTCTAGGGGCTgcataaacaataaaattttataagacGCCTAACCACCGCCTAGCGTTTTTTGATAACATTGCTTATAGTTCTTGTTCTGTTATGATTGTCTTCCGGGCATTTGTGGAAAGTCCTCCAAAGATGATTATCAAACCTGTAGATATTCTTTCTAAACCTATACAATGGagctgttttttttaatattcaaatGTATTAAGCATTTGATTTTGAACCTCCTTAAAGACATATCATggctttgtttttgtttctcgCCATACTTTTTCATTGTATACAGAACTTAACAAAGTCCAATGCCGTTATCCAGCCCTTCACCGTTTATGCAGGTACAAAAGTCCAATGCCACTATCAAGGAAgactatagagagagagagagagagagagagagagagagagagagagagagagagagagagagagagagagagatgggtttGTACTTGAAGATTCCTGAAAATTTTGAATCAGCAAGTCATTGGTTTACTAATGTTTTCACATTACAATTATTATTTCCCTTGTTTTTGGACGCTTCTGTAGCCATCCATCAAAGCCCTGCTGAAAAGTTCCAGAGTTTAGTTGTCATCATCTTGTTTGTATATGGTTTTACACAACAAAACTCTTCAAACAGTGCTTAACATTAAaccacttgaaatggattcTTGTCTTTGTCGAAATGTTTGTTCAAAAACTGACATTGGAACTGTTTATTGTAACATTGACCCGTGACATGAGTCTTTTGCATAGTTTTATGATTGTATATCCACCAAAAAAAAGTGTACAGCTTTGCACTCTTGCTTGAAAGAACATCAAAGTTGCCTTGGATTGTCAAGTCAGAGAAAGAAATATCTTTTAGAACAAGCCAAGTTACTTTAGTCTCTTTATACTGTCAATTCAAATTTTTAGATTTGCATATCTCAATGGGTGGG is drawn from Brassica rapa cultivar Chiifu-401-42 chromosome A05, CAAS_Brap_v3.01, whole genome shotgun sequence and contains these coding sequences:
- the LOC103849152 gene encoding zeta-carotene desaturase, chloroplastic/chromoplastic → MASSIVFAATPATAFLSSVPPWKTPRRFHVRCSLDADVSDMSVNAPKGLFPPEPVPYKGPKLKVAIIGAGLAGMSTAVELLDQGHEVDIYDSRTFIGGKVGSFVDRRGNHIEMGLHVFFGCYNNLFRLMKKVGADKNLLVKDHTHTFINKGSEIGELDFRFPVGAPIHGIRAFLVTNQLKPYDKLRNSLALALSPVVKALVNPDGAMKDIRNLDSISFSDWFLSKGGTRASIQRMWDPVAYALGFIDCDNMSARCMLTIFSLFATKTEASLLRMLKGSPDTYLSGPIKQYITDRGGRIHLRWGCREILYDKTADGETYVTGLAVSKATDKKVVKADVYVAACDVPGIKRLLPKEWRESRFFNDIYELEGVPVCTVQLRYNGWVTELEDIELSRQLKRAVGLDNLLYTPDADFSCFADLALASPADYYIEGQGSLLQCVLTPGDPYMRLPNEKIIEKVAMQVTELFPSSRGLEVTWSSVVKIAQSLYREAPGKDPFRPDQKTPVKNFFLAGSYTKQDYIDSMEGATLSGRQASSYICDAGEELAELNKKLSSSTVSDELSLV
- the LOC103849150 gene encoding uncharacterized protein LOC103849150 is translated as MRDFPSCSGENGVQVANSPSSTAGKTAQNLVICIYRCRIRGKTCLITVTWTKSLMGQCVTIGVDDSCNTSLCKVEIKPWLFTKRKGSKNLSNISVFWDLSSAKFGSSPEPLGGFYVCVVVDKEMTLLLGDMRKEAFKKTNAAPSSSLGAVIMAKREHVFGKRTFETKAQFSNDGKTHDLVIECDVSVSDPCLVVLVDGKVLMKVKRVHWKFRGNDTMVVDRISVEVIWDVHSWFFGLPSSPGHAVFMFRTCQQPVEKTWSFSQQVPTSSKSQSVGFSLVLYAWKNE